The Vigna unguiculata cultivar IT97K-499-35 chromosome 1, ASM411807v1, whole genome shotgun sequence nucleotide sequence GTGGCTTCTGTACGAAAGCCGAGTTCAAGGTACACATTTTACTATGGTCCAGCTGTTGAGTTATTCTGTTAGATGTGTGATCTAGGTCTACTTATGGTCCCAAACTTGGTAGTGGAAACCATGGAGGTACAGCTTCTGCTTGGCTGAGACTTGTATCTTTGACCCATAGCAAGGCTAAATTCTTTATGacttatattttagttttaaacatTCTACATGAGATACAAAACAAGAAAACcaagataaagaagaagaaaaaggtagTTCTGTTTGTTGATTTATCTTTCTAGTGTTTGATGGTGGCATATAGTCACTATTTTTTCTGGCATCTATTTCATTCTCATCTCTAATTCTGAGGCTGATGCCCTGTAATgtactcatttatttatttgggcGTGGAGGGATGGATGTTCACCACACTACTGCGcttttgttgaaatttgtttGTCTAgctttcattttatctttttttttttttgctttgatTGAAAATTTAAGTGTCTAgattttgatttttgtaattaaagaaTCAGTAATGTAATGGATGAAGGAGAAACTGATGCTTtacaatattttactttatgcaTAGCTTCATGTTGCATGATTATTGTGGGGTATCAGGTTAATTTAGTTCTGGCACAATCTATTTTTGAATGGGGATTGTGAGTTTGCTTAAATATTCTCGTAGTCTCATAAAGTAAGGTTAAATGTCATCATAAGTTGAGTTCATCTGCCAAAGAAAACCAGTTTGCTGTAATATAACATAGTTATGATTCTAAGGCAAAGCTTGCAGGTTTTGACTAATAGATAAGAAATATGGTATCTTATCACAACCATAGAGAATTTCTACTTATGAGATTCTTTTATCCCTACAGCTTTTGCTTTTGGTTACAAAACAGAGGAATCCCAAAAGCAAAAGCGTGTTATTCCAATAAATGGTCGCAAGGCTGGAAAACAATTCTGGAAACACATTAACCGAACTCAGCACATCACCTCGTTAAAGGAACATGTTTTtcggaaaagaaaaagaatatctGGAATTGTGGGAGGCAAAATGCCATAGCTATCAAAGAGAAAGATAACTGTAGTTGGTTTGTTTCTGTGAAATGTATTTGTGCTATTTTACCTTTTCCTTAAATAATTTAGTGATGGAAACCAAATTGGTACCAAAACAAGGTGGTCTGAATACGAATAATATTCTTACGATTCAAATTACAAGCAAGCACATAGCGTACTGCACCACCAAAACTACTTGTAAATGATAAACGTGATTAACCTACTATAGCAACTAGTTCAAAGAATTGTTtaccaaatattttattttgacagCAAATATTATCTGTGATGAAGTTAATTATTGTTAACATTGATGTTTTTCCCGACCTAACAATGTTGATGCAACCAACAATATGTGTCATATTATTGTCAATGGCACCGACCATTATGTCAACGTTGTTATGTAATTGACATAGGAAGCTTAGAAGAGGAAGAGCTTTAAAGCTTCAACCTCTAATAAGGCACTTTTCATGTAGATATATAACAACAGCTCTACCATCAATAACCCATCTCCTCAGCATTGCAATTAATTTTGTATGCAGTTGTGGGCTTCTGAGAAAGATAAACACTTGGAGGGGGTGTGGGGAAAGTTTGAGAATTGGTGGATGATCTGAAAGATGAACTAATACATCAATAATACAGATGTTGAGTTTGCATGTGGGTAGGGTAAGGACCATGGTGGAGTAGGGAACAGCAAGCAAAGAAAACTAATTAAGGAGAAACTCTAATTCGCACATTAATAAGGCTTATTTCCTTACCAAGTTATCCATTGTTAATGTCATTTACATGTCTTTCTAACAAAGGTGAATCAGAACCTTTCACtgtgattttaataaaaaaaaacaccctTTGTTCTTAAATCCATAAATATCCATTTAAGATTCCACAATTAATAAATCATTTGTTTCAACTTTATACAACAGAAAAGTTTGATACTGAATTTGTGACAGTGAACTGGTTTgtttaagtaaagaaaaaaaccTCCTTcggtttgtttgttttttttaaataggttacgattttaaagttttaataaataactaaGCGAATGTTCTTAaggattattttaaaaattatatattataaacatttttcaattaaagttttttaaaaatgataaaagtttgaatattataaaaaaataaaagatgaattaTAGACATGTAACATATGGAGATAATAAAAACTGTAGTTTATCCATGATGGGGTTGAAATAAAAAGCCATTGGTCGTGTTGTGTGTAGTTGATTAGAAACCTTTCTAACTTCGAAGGCTATAGCTTGGAAATTGCAAGTACCACCTCATGACAGCAACCCTACGTGCACATTACGCTATCATTGAATCAACCATCTTCCAATAAAGATCTACTTTACTGATAAGGCCAAACCTCCACTACACAGATGCTTCTTTCAATTCACCATCCTTAATTTCACTCTATCATATCACTAATAAATCTAATTTcagtatatatattattaaattttatcacgtgaattattttttaactgtcAATGAGAacttaaaatatagttataattaagtttagtAGGAGTTATTGTTGAAGATCCACCTAAAAGATCGTGTTTCAAGCATGATCATTTCTAGAGAATGAATGTATACAAATTTTGTCTTATAAAGTaatattcatttaataaaaataaaatagtatgtATGCTGTTATTATTACGTTGACTTGGTTCCCAAAGGTACATGGACGCTTTCATTTCTCAGCcgtcataataataataacaattaaataaaaaagaattaaaccTTAACAGGTATAGAAGTGTTTTAGAAATTGCAGCACTGTAAATAACTTACACATGCTGTGATTTCATGCGTGTACTTTCCATCATTTCATTGTTGGTAGCAGATGCACTGCAAATGTGGCTGCTTCTGCTATTCTTCCCTTTTTTGTAGTTAAAAGTCTGCTCAAAGGCATAAGCTTCGGGAGCTGCACGTGACACCCATCACTCTTTTTTCTTGTTGCTATTCGCTATGTATGTTTCCTCTCATATGGATGGGGCTGCTATGCtatccaatgaaaaaaaatgagtgaCCCAGAAAGTAGTTTCCTTCTAACAGGGTAATTAACCTTTATTAGACAAACAAAAATAAGGTTTTTGGGTATTTTCTTCTGTTAATTTTGTATCCAGcaatcaaacaaaaaggaaagtCAGAGTTGTAGGTGATTAAGCAGATCATGATAGGAGCAGCAAAAGTTACTTATTTCTATTTATAGATGTAATCATCATCACCCGTCCCTTACTTAGAAACCAATCCATTATTTGATTAGCAGTAATAGTATAATAAACtatatgattgcatgataatattaaatataagtaagcagcagaaagaaaaagagagagagtattcttaaattgttatttttactatGACATGGAAGTATCTACCGTGTCTCAGTTCTAACTGCCGAGTTCTGTGAGCTTGGAGGGGTTCCCACTTTCCACTTGTGTCCTAAAGGTCGGTGCTTTaagattttcttcttcttcttcttcttcttctttttcttcttctttttctatttcttctgaTGCAGCTAAACAGTAAGTAGCTATCGGGGATTTATATTCCCTAGTTGCTTTCTGCTTCTACTCAAACCTTCTCTCTGCTCATTGGTTGGAATCAGATTTTTCCTTGCAAGGTGGGTTTCTTCTTCTGCATTTTCTTTCTAATCAGTTCGTGATTGTTGCTTGTTCTGGATATGTTGGTTATTATTCCTTATTCTCCtaaatttgtttcttctttttttaacgTTTCTGGTGTATGTACTCCTTTCTGGAAAGGAAAATTCTTCTTTACCGTACTGTGGATGTTTCTTCTGTCGTTTCCGGGTCAATTCAGACACCGTACCATTCACTGTTCTTGCaaattaaagtggaaaaaaataaacagaaatttgaaaaaattaaataaagttatgTTTTGCTGAGTGGAGTGTGTTTGGTTGAGTTTATACCAGTGAAATCCTTTGGAGAATTTATGGCCTCTTACCGTGTGCATCAGATAGCAGCGGAAGAGTGCTAAtgatacaaaaaaataatactgttattatttgaactttGGATATATAGTAGTTAAGCAATATGATATGGCTTTCAAAGTTTGTGAATGTTCTAGTGTTGAAAAATTCACTTTCTCTTGTTGAATTGTGATAGTGAATAAGGATGATGTCATTTGACAAGGTCCATAGTAGCTTTGCATCTGTATCAGAGCAATCAAACAGATTCCGTTCTTCCTTGCGAGATATTAACTTAGTGATTCTGTGCTTGTGGTTTATTTCAAGTGCAGTTGAAGTGACAATGTCCTCCTCAAGGCCTAGCCAATCATCCAGCAATAATTCTGGCAGATCAAAATCATCAAGACGCAGTGCTAGGGTTCTTGCTCAGACAACTTTAGACGCAAAGCTGCATGCAACTTTCGAGGAATCGGGTAGTTCTTTTAACTACTCCAATTCGGTGAGATTGTCTCCTGGCACAGGCACTGCCAGTGGTGATCATCAATCAAGGTCTGATGAAGTAACAACTGCGTACCTGCATCAGTTACAGAAAAGCAAGCTTATCCAACCATTTGGGTGCTTGCTAGCGTTAGATGAGAAAACATGTAAGGTCATTGCTTACAGTGAGAATGCACCCGAAATGCTCACCATGGTTAGCCATGCTGTCCCAAGTGTTGGTGAACACCCTGCTCTTGGCATTGGCACTGACATAAGAACTATTTTCACTGCCCCGAGTTCTACTTCTATTCAGAAGGCACTAGGATTTGGGGAGGTTTCACTTCTTAACCCCATTCTAGTTCATTGCAAGTCCTCTGGGAAGCCCTTTTATGCAATTATCCATCGTGTTACCGGCAGTGTGATCATTGATTTTGAACCGGTGAAGCCTCATGAAGTTCCCATGACTGCGGCAGGTGCCCTGCAATCCTATAAGTTTGCAGCAAAAGCAATAACTAGACTGCAATCCTTGCCTAGTGGGAACATGGACACTCTGTGTGACACAATGGTTCGAGAGGTTTTTGAACTAACAGGTTATGATAGAGTGATGGCTTATAAATTTCATGAGGATGATCACGGGGAAGTGATTGCAGAAGTGAAAAGGCCAGACATGGAGCCGTATCTGGGGTTGCACTACCCAGCAACTGATATTCCTCAGGCTACACgttttttgtttatgaagaaCAAGGTGCGTATGATAGTTGATTGTCGTGCAAAGCATGTGAAGGTTCTTCAAGACAAAAGAATTCCATTTGAGTTAACTCTGTGTGGATCAACCTTGAGGGCTGCTCATAGTTGTCACTTGCAATACATGCAAAACATGAATGCTAGTGCTTCCTTGGTTATGGCGGTTGTGGTCAATGACAATGATGAAGATGGGGATAGTTCTGATGCTGTTCAGCCACAGAAGAGAAAGAGACTATGGGGTTTAGTAGTTTGCCATCACTCTACTCCCAGGTTTGTTCCTTTCCCTCTGAGGTATGCTTGCGAATTCCTGGCTCAGGTATTTGCCATCCATGTGAACAAAGAACTTGAGATAGAGTATCAGATTATTGAGAAGAATATCCTGAGGACTCAAACACTCTTGTGTGATATGCTGATGCGAGATGCACCCCTAGGTATTGTATCACAGAGTCCTAACATTATGGATCTTGTTAAGTGCGATGGTGCAGCACTGTTGTATAAAAACAAGTTATGGAGATTAGGGGTAACGCCAAGTGAATCCCAGATAAGAGAGATAGCTTTGTGGCTCTCTGAATGTCACAGGGATTCCACTGGTTTGAGTACAGATAGCTTGTCTGAGGCAGGCTTCCCAGGGGCTGCTACTCTTGGTGATATAACTTGTGGAATGGCAGCTGTCAGAATATCTTCCAAAGACATAGTTTTCTGGTTCAGATCTCACACAGCCGCCGAAATTCGATGGGGTGGTGCAAAGCATGAGCCTGGTGAAAGGGATGATGGTAGCAGGATGCATCCAAGATCTTCATTCAAGGCTTTCCTTGAAGTTGTGAAGACAAGGAGTTTGCCCTGGAAGGACTATGAAATGGATGTCATTCATTCATTGCAGCTAATACTGAGAAATGCATTCAAAGACAACGAGAGTATGGAGATAAGCACATATGCTATCAATACAAGATTGGGTGATTTGAAAATTGAAGGGATGCAAGAACTGGAAGCAGTGACTAGTGAGATGGTAAGGTTAATTGAAACAGCAACAGTACCAATTTTGGCTGTTGATGTCAACGGAATGGTCAACGGATGGAATACAAAAATTGCCGAGTTGACATGTCTTCCAGTTGAGCAAGCTATTGGGAAGCATTTACTCACTCTTGTTGAAGATTTTTCCGTAGATAGAGTGAAGAAGATGTTGGACATGGCACTGCAGggtatgcctttttcttttcttttcttattctcATACACTTGTTTTAGGTCTTAGCATTCATGAGCAGAGACTTTGAAATGAGTGTGGGTATTTAGATGTTAGGTTGTTATCTTACCTAAAGTCACTCATGAATATTGCATTAGTGAAgaattctaaaaattttaaattgtcttGCTTCGAagttaaacttaattttatctGAACCTCCTATAATTTAACATGTTACAAAACATGATCAGGTGAGGAAGAGAAAAATGTGCAATTTGAGATCAAAACACACGATTTGAAGATTGATTCTGGTCCAATCAGCTTGGTGGTTAATGCTTGTGCAAGCAGGGATCTTCAAGATAATGTTGTTGGGGTTTGTTTTGTGGCCCAAGATATAACTGCTCAGAAGACAGTGATGGACAAATTCACCCGAATTGAAGGCGACTACAAGGCAATTGTGCAGAATCCAAACCCATTGATCCCTCCAATATTTGGCACAGATGAATTCGGGTGGTGTTGTGAATGGAATTCAGCCATGACAAAGTTAACTGGGTGGAAGCGGGAGGAGGTGATGGATAAAATGCTTTTAGGGGAGGTTTTTGGAACACACATAGCTTGTTGTCGTCTAAGGAATCAGGAAGCTGTTGTTAACTTCAGCATTGTACTTAACAAAGCCATGGCTGGTTTGGAAACAGAGAAGGTTCCTTTGAGTTTCATTACTCGTGACGGGAAACACGTAGAATGTCTACTTTCCGTGAGTAAGAAGTTGGATGCAGAGGGTGTAGTTACTGGAGTCTTCTGCTTCTTGCAACTAGCAAGTCCAGAGCTGCAACAAGCATTACACATTCAGCACCTATCTGAACAAACAGCGTCCAAAAGACTGAAAGCTTTAACTTATTTGAAAAGACAAATTCGGAGTCCTTTATACGGGATTGTGTTCTCCCGGAAATTGTTAGAAGGTACTGAGTTGGGAGCTGAACAAAAACAATTTCTGCAAACGGGTACTCGGTGTCAACGCCAGCTTAGCAAAGTCCTGGATGACTCAGATCTTGACAGCATCATTGATGGGTATGATATTGCTAAATATTGTGCTTCCCTTGTGTCCTGCATAATTTTgactgattttttttatgtgcaTGTTGAACAGGTACCTGGATTTGGAGATGGTTGAATTTACTCTGCATGAAGTGTTAGTTTCCTCCTTAAGTCAAGCCCTGACAAAAGGTAATGCAAAAGGTGTCCGAGTTGTGAATGATGTTGAAGAGCAGATCACAACAGAAACCTTATACGGTGATGGTCTCAGGCTCCAGCAGGTCTTAGCAGACTTTTTATTGGTTTCCATCAATTCCACACCAACCGGAGGTCAGGTTGTTGTAGCAGCCTCATTAACAAAACAGCAGTTAGGGAAACTAGTTCATCTTGCTAATTTGGAGCTCAGGTAATTAATCACGTCACTTCAGTTCAATCCACATAAAGATCGACACCACTTTCAATCTAAAACAACATATAGTTTATGAGtattatatagtgtttaactttatcGTTTATACCTAATATAAAACTTAGATTCATACTTGGATTATTTCCGACACTTATATGCTTATCCAGGTCACGCTCACCCTGAATTGGATTCATGTAACACAACTtctgaaggaaaaaaaaacttgttatgcTATATTGAGATTATATAGATATGTAATTTGTtaacttttgttattttttgcaGCATAACGCATGATGGTTTTGGGGTTCCGGAAACATTGCTGAACCAAATGTTTGGACGTGATGGTGATGAATCTGAGGAGGGTATCAGCATGCTGATTAGCAGAAAGCTGCTAAAGCTGATGAATGGAGAAGTGCGTTATATAAGGGAAGCAGGcaattcatctttcatcttatCTGTTGAACTTGCCGCAGCTCATAAATCCAACACTTCAAATTTTggaaataattaaatcaaaccaTATTTTTTGTACATCCGAAAGTGAAGGGTGCAAGAAATTTGCATTCCTTGTTCCATATTTAACTCTTGGTTTTATGTACCCACCTTCTTGTAAGGTGATAATGTAGATATGTAATGTATAACTAACGATTCACACTCTCTCCCCAAGTGGTCTCATTACAACAATTATGCGTCATTTGCAACAGaatgaaacataaataaaagcTAACTAGGAACATTTCGCACCATTAAGAGAAGTTATTTCGAATTATTCAGAGATTTGAGTTTGAATCCCACCCAGCTTATTAACACTTACGACAAGAGAAGAGGTTCTTAGTTTAGGAGTTAGAAGGAACTGTCATGGTGAAAAAATAAGTTtccttttttagttttattatttatttattttagcaataataaaatattttattgtccGTTGAATTTGTGGCATTAgtttcaaaaattattaaaattatcaatatttataagttgagcattttatagaaaatattaagTTACATTTCTAGAGTTGACAAATTTGATTAAACGTTTTATAAATAGAGTGGccaaataaaatgaataacaagCTACTTTGTTTCATGgactttaaattttgaattcaaaGTAAATTGGTCATTATCAAATCCAAAGATAGCtcgtaaaaatatatttaaagtccAACAAGATAGatttatacacattttttttccagaaaattgatattatatttggAGATGGGTTAAATTGGTTGCACGAGGGAATATGCGAAATGAATGGGTTGGTAGTGTGACAttagttaattgattttgtaatttgcaCCTTCCACATGTATGTCGATGACCTTGTTAAAGTATATAATTAAACTTCTCCCATACTTAGTTACCAGCTTTTGTTGTCTTTTCAAACATATTATGTAACGGTTCTTTAACAGTACAATATCACCTTCCACTTATAtcacattttattttccaaaagagaaaaaaacactCATCAATTTGAATATCGCATTTGGATTGGTGACACTATAATAACTTAAACTAACCGTATCTGTGCTAAAACGGCATCGCTTGTGCTTgcacaattttatatataataaagacaAAAAGGTGTGAAGAAAGAATGAATGtgtgataagaaaaaaataaagagtaatTACTGTAAAAAGTGTTGTAGTAtagaattattataataatagtatacAAAATTGGTAAGAAGTCTCTGTAATTTCAAAGAGGTTAAATATAAGGCCTATACTTATATGTTTTATCTTGCTTCTACTTATTATCTtaacttaaatatgtttttaatttttaaatttgaatataaaattaaaattgattaatgttattattttttgctctaaaatttaaaattacatgatgtaattttttaatacattaaaataatttaacataattaaattataaaaattataactgtttatttttaaaatttgaagtctaaattgtttaaaagttcttgacaaaaaaaataataatttcacgATAAA carries:
- the LOC114175209 gene encoding phytochrome A-like, with protein sequence MSSSRPSQSSSNNSGRSKSSRRSARVLAQTTLDAKLHATFEESGSSFNYSNSVRLSPGTGTASGDHQSRSDEVTTAYLHQLQKSKLIQPFGCLLALDEKTCKVIAYSENAPEMLTMVSHAVPSVGEHPALGIGTDIRTIFTAPSSTSIQKALGFGEVSLLNPILVHCKSSGKPFYAIIHRVTGSVIIDFEPVKPHEVPMTAAGALQSYKFAAKAITRLQSLPSGNMDTLCDTMVREVFELTGYDRVMAYKFHEDDHGEVIAEVKRPDMEPYLGLHYPATDIPQATRFLFMKNKVRMIVDCRAKHVKVLQDKRIPFELTLCGSTLRAAHSCHLQYMQNMNASASLVMAVVVNDNDEDGDSSDAVQPQKRKRLWGLVVCHHSTPRFVPFPLRYACEFLAQVFAIHVNKELEIEYQIIEKNILRTQTLLCDMLMRDAPLGIVSQSPNIMDLVKCDGAALLYKNKLWRLGVTPSESQIREIALWLSECHRDSTGLSTDSLSEAGFPGAATLGDITCGMAAVRISSKDIVFWFRSHTAAEIRWGGAKHEPGERDDGSRMHPRSSFKAFLEVVKTRSLPWKDYEMDVIHSLQLILRNAFKDNESMEISTYAINTRLGDLKIEGMQELEAVTSEMVRLIETATVPILAVDVNGMVNGWNTKIAELTCLPVEQAIGKHLLTLVEDFSVDRVKKMLDMALQGEEEKNVQFEIKTHDLKIDSGPISLVVNACASRDLQDNVVGVCFVAQDITAQKTVMDKFTRIEGDYKAIVQNPNPLIPPIFGTDEFGWCCEWNSAMTKLTGWKREEVMDKMLLGEVFGTHIACCRLRNQEAVVNFSIVLNKAMAGLETEKVPLSFITRDGKHVECLLSVSKKLDAEGVVTGVFCFLQLASPELQQALHIQHLSEQTASKRLKALTYLKRQIRSPLYGIVFSRKLLEGTELGAEQKQFLQTGTRCQRQLSKVLDDSDLDSIIDGYLDLEMVEFTLHEVLVSSLSQALTKGNAKGVRVVNDVEEQITTETLYGDGLRLQQVLADFLLVSINSTPTGGQVVVAASLTKQQLGKLVHLANLELSITHDGFGVPETLLNQMFGRDGDESEEGISMLISRKLLKLMNGEVRYIREAGNSSFILSVELAAAHKSNTSNFGNN